The segment GGTAACACAGCTGCTTTGGCCGCTTGGTTAGCTTCTAATGGTGGTGGAGCAACTGCTTCTGATATTTGTTCTAACGTAACCTGGACTAACAACTTTGATGGTTTAAGTGACGGTTGTGGTAGCACAGGTTCAGCTTCTGTAACTTTTACAGCTACTGATGATTGTGGAAATTCATCTTCGGCAACAGGTACATTTACTATTGTTGATACTACAGCACCAACACTTACTGCGGCTGCAGCTAATGCTACAGTTGAATGTGACGGTCAAGGAAATACAGCAGAATTAAATGCCTGGTTAGCTTCAAATGGTGGAGCTTCAGCTTCAGATACTTGCTCTAATGTAACTTGGTCTAACAACTTTATTGCCTTAAGCGATGATTGTGGAAGTACGGGTTCTGCTACTGTAATCTTTACAGCTACTGACGGTTGTGGAAATAGTGTGACTTCAACAGCTACATTTACAATACAAGATACATTGGCACCAACAACAAGTACAGAGTTTAGTCCAAAACTACAGGTAACTTGTGCTACTATTCCGGATCCACCTGTATTAGTATTCAATGACAATTGTTCAGGTAATGTGGTTCCAGTGTTTACAGAGACGCAATCTCCAACAGTTGACAATGTTTATACAATTACAAGAACATGGATTGCAACGGATGCTTGCGGAAATGCTTCGCTAACATCTACTCAAAGAATCTATGTTACTGTAATAAATACTACAGTTTTAGAAATACCTGCTGAAAGATGTAACCTTGCTGAATTTGACAGCGTTGATTTAACAACTTTATTACCTCCTGGTACACCAACTGGTGGTACATGGACAAATGTTAACGATGCTACTGGTTTAACCGGAACTGTATTTAATCCATTCGGAGTGGCACTTGGAGATTATATCTTTAGATATACACTCGCTAATGGTAACTGTTTTGACAGCTATGATATATTGATGAACGTAAATGAAGAATGTCGTCCATTAGCTTGTGAAGATGTTGTAATACACAATGCATTCACTCCAAATGGTGACGGTATAAATGATTGGTTCCAAATTGATCATATTGGAGAGTTCGATTGTTACCCAAGCAATACAGTTGAGATATATAACCGTTGGGGGATTTTAGTTTATGAAACTAAAAATTATGATAATCTTGGAAGAAGATTTGAAGGAGTATCTGAAGGAAGAACTACTGTTAACAAATCAGATGAATTGCCTACCGGAACGTATTTCTACATCATTCAATGGACTGATGGTGGAGCATCTTACACTAAAGACGGATATTTATACCTTACTAGATAAAACCCTACTAATTCCTGAGGGTTGAAAAATCCTCAGGATAAAAAATAGAAAATATGAGAACAAAAATTTTAATTTTCGCTTTGATGTTGACATGCTTCACTGGACTTGCTCAGCAAGATGCACAGTATACCCAATACATGTACAACACCATAAATATCAATCCAGGTTATGCGGGGTCGAGAGGAGTTATGAGTATTTTTGGATTGCATCGTACCCAATGGGTAGGATTAGATGGTGCTCCTACTACTAATGCCTTTTCCATTAACACGCCTATCAATAATAGTAGACTTGGAGTAGGTTTGTCTTTAGTAAATGACCAAATTGGCCCGACTAGTGACAATACGATTTCTGCCGATTTATCATATACTATCCCAATGAATGAAGATTACAAACTATCATTTGGAGTTAAAGCTTCGGGGAATATATTCAATTTAGATACTGATAAGTTGACTCCTGCACAAGCTAATGATCCAAATCTTCAAAATTTCGACAATGAGTTTTCACCAAATTTTGGAGCCGGAGTTTACCTGCATTCAGATAAACTATACTTAGGACTTTCAGTACCAAACTTCCTGCAGGACTCTAAATACAACGATAATGATGTGGCTGTATTTCAGGAAAGAATGAATTTTTATTTTATTGGTGGATATGTTTTTGACATAGGATCTTCAGTAAAATTCAAACCTGCAGTTCTAACCAAACTGGTAACCGGTGCTCCGCTTCAGGTAGATGCTTCTGCCAACTTCTTATTCTTTGACAAGTTAATGCTTGGTGCAGCCTATCGTTGGGATGCTGCAGTAAGTGGATTGGCAGGTTTTCAAGTAACTGATGGTTTATTTATTGGTTACAGTTATGACAGAGAAACAACAAATTTAAGACGATTTAACTCGGGTTCTCATGAGGTATTCTTACGATTTGAGTTGTTCAACAAAGTTAGCAAAATGGTATCCCCAAGATTCTTCTAATAACACAACATCATGAAAAATAAAATTACATATTTAGTACTATTAGCTATCACTTGTGTGAATGGTTATTCGCAGGTTTCTACTAACAAAGGAGAAGTAAAAGGTAATAAAGAGTATGCAAAATACGCTTATATTGATGCAATTAAAACATACGAACGTATCTATGAAAAAGGATATAAATCGCCTGATATGTTGCTCAAAATAGGTAACTCTTACTATTTCAATGCCGAATTAGAAAAGGCTAACAAATGGTATGCTGAACTTTATGCAACCAGTCCTGATCAAGAGCCTGAATTCTATTATCGTTTTTCTCAAACTTTAAAAGCTGTAAAAGATAACGACCAGGCAGCTGTTATGTTAGCTAAGTTTTCTGAAAAAAGCGGGAATGACAGCAGAGCAAAATTACTTGCTCAAAACAGAGATTATTTAGCCGAAATTAAAAAGAATTCGGGTCGATATAAAATTGAAAACGCTGGTATAAACACCAAGTATTCTGATTATGGAACAGCCTTTATGGGAACCAAAGTGGTATTCTCATCTGCCCGTGATACCGGAAATTTCTCGAAAAGAATTCACACTTGGACAGGTCAATATTTTACCAATCTTTATGATTCTCCTATATCTGAAGATGGTTCACTTGGTGCTGTTGGAAAATTTGGTAAAAAATTAAACACCAAATATCACGAAGATACTCCGGCCTTTACCAAAGACGGAAAAACAGTTTACTTCACCCGTAATAACTACCTTAGCGAAAGAGGTTATGATGCCAGTAAAGTAACTTTATTAAAAGTTTACAAAGCTACTGTAGATAAAGAAGGACAATGGAGTAATATTACGCCACTTCCATTCAACAGTGACAGCTATCAAACGGCTCATCCGGCTTTATCACCAGATGAAAAAACACTATACTTTGCTTCTGATATGCCGGGAACACGTGGTCAATCAGATATATTCAGAGTAAAAATAGGTGATGATGGTAGCTTTGGTGCTCCTGAAAATTTAGGAGAATCAATTAACACAGCCGGTAGAGAAACCTATCCTTTTGTCTCTGATGATAACGAATTGTACTTTGCTTCAGACGGTCAGCCTGGTATTGGTGGATTTGATATTTTTATCACAAGATTACCAAAAGACGGCAGCCTTAATTTTAGAGATGTACTAAACGTTGGAGAAGAAGCAAATAGCCCAAAAGACGACTTTGCCTTTATCATTAACTTTAAAACCAAAAAAGGATTCGTAAGTTCTAACAGAGATGGTGGACAAGGAAGCGACGACATCTATAAATTTGTAGAAACAAGACCGATTTGGTGTGACCAAATTCTATTTGGTGTAGTTACAGATGAAGATACTAAAGCAATTATACCTAATGCTAAATTGATACTTTTTGATGAAAAATTCAATCAACTTAAGGAAACAACTTCTGATGCAGAAGGTAAATACGAGTTTACAGAAGTAATATGTGGTGCAAAATACTTTGTAAGAGCTTCTCATGAAGATTATACAACCAAAGAACTTCCTGTAATTATTGGTACAGAAACAGGTAAAACGGAACTTAATATCGAGCTTAAAACTTCTACTTGTAAAGTTAAAATTGGTGACGATTTAGCGAATTGTTTCAAAATCAATATCATCTATTTTGATTTGGATAAATGGAACATCAGACCAGATGCCGCTGTTGATTTAGCAAAATTACTTGATGTATTGAACCAAAATCCAACAATGAAAATCAACATTCGTTCGCATACTGACAGTAGAGCTTCATTCTCTTATAACGATAAGTTGTCTAACAGAAGAGCCAAATCTACCAAAGATTGGTTAATCAAAAACGGAATTGCAGCTAATCGTTTAACCTCTGAAGGTTTAGGTGAAAACGAATTGGTAAACGGTTGTTCAGACGGTGTAAAATGTACAGAAGCAGAACACCAACTTAACAGACGTTCTGAATTTATAATTACAGCATTATAATAAAACCCTAACAATCATACTTTAAAAAAGCATCCGGAAACGGGTGCTTTTTTTTTATCTTTGAGAAATGGAAATTACAAAACTCTTCAAAGATTTTTTTGAAAGCGAAAAAGCCGGAGGGTTTACATTAATTGCCTGCACCATACTTTCATTATTCTTAGCCAACTCCATTTGGAGTGAAAGCTATATACACATTTGGCATTTTCAACTAGGAAATCATTCGCTTGAGCATTGGATAAATGACGGCTTGATGACCATTTTCTTTTTGCTGATTGGTTTAGAATTAGAACGCGAAATTTACGCCGGAGAACTTTCCAATATCAAAAATGCATTGCTGCCAATCTCAGGAGCATTGGGCGGAATGCTATTTCCTGCTGGATTGTTTTTACTTTTAAATTTTGGAACAGAAACCCAATCCGGAGCCGGAATTCCGATGGCAACCGACATTGCTTTTGCATTGGGAATTTTATCGCTTTTAGGAAATAAAGTGCCTACTTCACTGAAAATATTCTTAACCGCTTTGGCAGTAATCGATGATTTGGGTGCGATTCTGATAATTGCGATTTTCTATACAGGCGATTTGAATTGGATGAACCTAATCATTGCTTTATCCATTTTTGGAGGTTTGTTAGCGCTAAACAGATTAAAAGTCCACAACCTAATTCCTTATTTAATCGGCGGTGTTTTTATGTGGTATTTTATGCTGAATTCCGGAGTTCATGCCACAATTACCGGAGTGCTATTGGCATTTGCTATTCCGTTTAGTAACGGAAGTGAAAAATCACCCTCCATAATTTTACAGCATTTTTTACACAAACCTGTAGCCTATTTTATTCTTCCGATTTTTGCATTGGCCAACACCGCAATTATAATCAATTCCGATTGGCATGCTGCTTTGTCCCAAAATTATACGCTGGGAATAGCTTTAGGATTAATTATTGGAAAACCAATTGGCATTGCACTTTTCAGTTATTTAGCGGTGAAATTAAAAATTTGTTCCCTTCCAAATGACATCAATTGGGAAGCCATAATCGGAATTGGATTTTTAGGCGGAATCGGATTTACGATGTCAATCTTTATTACGCTTCTCGCCTTTTCAGATGCAGAGCATATTGATAATTCCAAAATCATGATTTTGATTTCATCCTTAATCGCCGGAATTATTGGATTGCTTTTTTTAAAATCTACTTTGAAAAAGACTCATAATTTATAAACGTTTGAAAATTCGCAGGGTTTTCTAGAGAAGAGTAAGCTTCGTAGTTGTTGCAAACCGCTGTTAGTGTGTGTTCATTCTAACAATTGTTTTAACTGTTTTTTTGTTTCTTCGCTAACATTTAATCTCGGATAAATTTGGTTAACGTAATCATAAGCTCTTTCTCCATTTTTGTCTTTTATTTGCTTGTCAGCGCCTTTTTTTAAAAGCAACTCAACTGTCTTTAATTCTCCATTAAAAGCAGCTAACATTAAACCGGTTATCCCATCAACATCTCTTTGATGATTTAATTCAGCGCCATTTTTAATTAAGATTTCGACAATTTCAGTTGAACTAGTTGAGCAAGCTGTAATCAAACTTGAATGTCCATTTTCTGAATATCTATTTACATTGACACCTTTGCTAATAAAAAAATCAACTATTTTCCTATTGCCTTGAGCACATGAACTTTCAAAATAGCCTTGTAAACTTTTAAATCTCTTTGTCAGAACTAATTTTTTAACTGCTTTAAAATTATTTTTAAAAACTGCAATGTCAAGTGCATTTAAAGGCTCAGATGGCGATTTTGCTCTAATTGTTACATCAGCTTTTTTATCAATCAATTTATTGAACTCTTTAGTGTTTCCATTATAAATAGCAAGCATTAAAGGTGTCCAGCCTTCTTTGTGGTCATCCCATTTATCTTTATGGACAAAACTCAAAGAACTCAAAATAAATAAAATTAGAATCGTCTTTTTCATATTATTCGTGTTATGGTGGGAACATTACTGCCAACTCATCAATACCAATTCTTTCTTTTGAAATAATAAATCATTCCCAACAACAATAAAAACATAAAGCCCAAAATCATAAAGTAACCATATTCCCATTTCAATTCGGGCATGTTTTCAAAATTCATTCCG is part of the Flavobacterium sangjuense genome and harbors:
- a CDS encoding OmpA family protein, whose protein sequence is MKNKITYLVLLAITCVNGYSQVSTNKGEVKGNKEYAKYAYIDAIKTYERIYEKGYKSPDMLLKIGNSYYFNAELEKANKWYAELYATSPDQEPEFYYRFSQTLKAVKDNDQAAVMLAKFSEKSGNDSRAKLLAQNRDYLAEIKKNSGRYKIENAGINTKYSDYGTAFMGTKVVFSSARDTGNFSKRIHTWTGQYFTNLYDSPISEDGSLGAVGKFGKKLNTKYHEDTPAFTKDGKTVYFTRNNYLSERGYDASKVTLLKVYKATVDKEGQWSNITPLPFNSDSYQTAHPALSPDEKTLYFASDMPGTRGQSDIFRVKIGDDGSFGAPENLGESINTAGRETYPFVSDDNELYFASDGQPGIGGFDIFITRLPKDGSLNFRDVLNVGEEANSPKDDFAFIINFKTKKGFVSSNRDGGQGSDDIYKFVETRPIWCDQILFGVVTDEDTKAIIPNAKLILFDEKFNQLKETTSDAEGKYEFTEVICGAKYFVRASHEDYTTKELPVIIGTETGKTELNIELKTSTCKVKIGDDLANCFKINIIYFDLDKWNIRPDAAVDLAKLLDVLNQNPTMKINIRSHTDSRASFSYNDKLSNRRAKSTKDWLIKNGIAANRLTSEGLGENELVNGCSDGVKCTEAEHQLNRRSEFIITAL
- a CDS encoding ankyrin repeat domain-containing protein, encoding MKKTILILFILSSLSFVHKDKWDDHKEGWTPLMLAIYNGNTKEFNKLIDKKADVTIRAKSPSEPLNALDIAVFKNNFKAVKKLVLTKRFKSLQGYFESSCAQGNRKIVDFFISKGVNVNRYSENGHSSLITACSTSSTEIVEILIKNGAELNHQRDVDGITGLMLAAFNGELKTVELLLKKGADKQIKDKNGERAYDYVNQIYPRLNVSEETKKQLKQLLE
- the nhaA gene encoding Na+/H+ antiporter NhaA, with amino-acid sequence MEITKLFKDFFESEKAGGFTLIACTILSLFLANSIWSESYIHIWHFQLGNHSLEHWINDGLMTIFFLLIGLELEREIYAGELSNIKNALLPISGALGGMLFPAGLFLLLNFGTETQSGAGIPMATDIAFALGILSLLGNKVPTSLKIFLTALAVIDDLGAILIIAIFYTGDLNWMNLIIALSIFGGLLALNRLKVHNLIPYLIGGVFMWYFMLNSGVHATITGVLLAFAIPFSNGSEKSPSIILQHFLHKPVAYFILPIFALANTAIIINSDWHAALSQNYTLGIALGLIIGKPIGIALFSYLAVKLKICSLPNDINWEAIIGIGFLGGIGFTMSIFITLLAFSDAEHIDNSKIMILISSLIAGIIGLLFLKSTLKKTHNL
- a CDS encoding PorP/SprF family type IX secretion system membrane protein, yielding MRTKILIFALMLTCFTGLAQQDAQYTQYMYNTININPGYAGSRGVMSIFGLHRTQWVGLDGAPTTNAFSINTPINNSRLGVGLSLVNDQIGPTSDNTISADLSYTIPMNEDYKLSFGVKASGNIFNLDTDKLTPAQANDPNLQNFDNEFSPNFGAGVYLHSDKLYLGLSVPNFLQDSKYNDNDVAVFQERMNFYFIGGYVFDIGSSVKFKPAVLTKLVTGAPLQVDASANFLFFDKLMLGAAYRWDAAVSGLAGFQVTDGLFIGYSYDRETTNLRRFNSGSHEVFLRFELFNKVSKMVSPRFF